A stretch of Myxococcus hansupus DNA encodes these proteins:
- a CDS encoding phosphatidate cytidylyltransferase: MNDKNRNLVIRVVSAVTLLPLVILMLFLGGFWSAALLGLASAACVGEYYLIVQKRLTVASWVGMAFAAVLPFLPLRDAARTGETAFWLTIVFAFFAWIYHLFKGPLAEAPTRTAHLVNGFLYGAVGLTAMSALRLLPDDGMAWVICALVITWANDTAAYFFGRFMGKHKLYPEVSPNKTWEGFFGGMLGSVGGMFIARQFFFPVFTVWDCVLLGIAGGILGPVGDLCESMLKRAYGVKDSGFLIPGHGGVLDRIDALLFNAPLVFVYVQFVRGLLP; the protein is encoded by the coding sequence GTGAACGACAAGAACCGAAACCTCGTCATCCGCGTCGTCTCCGCGGTGACGCTGCTGCCGCTGGTCATTCTGATGCTCTTCCTCGGCGGGTTCTGGAGCGCGGCCCTGCTGGGGCTCGCCTCCGCCGCTTGCGTGGGGGAGTACTACCTCATTGTCCAGAAGCGCCTGACGGTGGCCTCCTGGGTGGGCATGGCCTTCGCCGCGGTGCTGCCCTTCCTGCCGCTGCGGGACGCGGCGCGCACGGGCGAGACGGCCTTCTGGCTGACCATCGTCTTCGCGTTCTTCGCGTGGATCTACCACCTGTTCAAGGGGCCGCTCGCGGAGGCGCCGACGCGGACGGCGCACCTGGTCAACGGCTTCCTGTACGGCGCGGTGGGCCTCACGGCCATGTCCGCGCTGCGCCTGCTGCCCGATGACGGCATGGCGTGGGTCATCTGTGCGCTGGTCATCACCTGGGCCAACGACACCGCCGCCTACTTCTTCGGGCGCTTCATGGGGAAGCACAAGCTGTACCCCGAGGTGAGCCCCAACAAGACGTGGGAAGGGTTCTTCGGCGGCATGCTCGGCTCGGTGGGCGGCATGTTCATTGCCCGTCAGTTCTTCTTCCCGGTGTTCACGGTGTGGGACTGCGTGCTGCTCGGCATCGCGGGTGGCATCCTGGGGCCGGTGGGCGACCTGTGTGAGTCCATGCTCAAGCGCGCCTATGGCGTGAAGGACTCGGGGTTCCTCATCCCGGGCCACGGCGGCGTGTTGGATCGCATCGACGCGCTCCTGTTCAATGCCCCGCTGGTGTTCGTCTACGTGCAGTTCGTCCGGGGCCTGTTGCCCTAG
- the uppS gene encoding polyprenyl diphosphate synthase: protein MERPSVISALEQAVKARPMPRHVGIIMDGNGRWAESRGLPRLEGHREATSSVREVTRTARRLGIQALTLYAFSSQNWARPAEEVAGLMDLLRDYLERERSEILDNGIRLNAIGDVDRLPRYVREPLDRLRADSAHNTGMVLSLALSYGGREEILHAARRLAEAVGRGELAAGRVEESDFEQFLWTQGLPPLDLMVRTSGELRVSNFLLWQMAYAEMCFTDALWPDFRTDEFLRCVSQYQQRERRFGLTSAQVQREDAPQQAKA, encoded by the coding sequence ATGGAACGCCCTTCAGTGATCTCCGCCCTCGAACAAGCCGTGAAGGCCCGGCCCATGCCGCGCCACGTGGGCATCATCATGGATGGCAACGGGCGGTGGGCGGAGTCCCGGGGGCTGCCCCGGTTGGAAGGGCACCGGGAGGCGACGTCGAGCGTGCGTGAAGTGACGCGCACCGCGCGCCGCCTGGGCATCCAGGCGCTGACGTTGTACGCGTTCTCGTCGCAGAACTGGGCCCGTCCGGCGGAAGAGGTCGCCGGGCTGATGGACCTGCTGCGGGACTACCTGGAGCGCGAGCGCTCCGAGATTCTGGACAACGGCATCCGGCTCAACGCCATTGGCGACGTGGACCGGTTGCCGCGCTACGTGCGCGAGCCGCTGGACCGGCTGCGGGCCGATTCGGCGCACAACACCGGCATGGTGCTGTCGCTGGCGTTGTCCTATGGCGGGCGGGAGGAGATCCTGCACGCGGCGCGGCGGTTGGCGGAGGCGGTGGGGCGGGGCGAGCTGGCGGCGGGAAGGGTGGAGGAGAGCGACTTCGAGCAGTTCCTGTGGACGCAGGGACTGCCTCCGCTGGACCTGATGGTCCGGACCAGCGGCGAGCTGCGCGTGTCCAACTTCCTGCTCTGGCAGATGGCGTACGCGGAGATGTGCTTCACCGACGCCTTGTGGCCGGACTTCCGTACTGACGAGTTCCTCCGTTGCGTATCGCAGTACCAGCAGCGTGAGCGCCGGTTCGGGCTCACGTCGGCTCAGGTGCAGCGGGAGGACGCTCCTCAGCAGGCCAAGGCGTGA
- a CDS encoding SDR family oxidoreductase codes for MKPLEGRIALVAGATRGAGRGIATMLGEAGATVYCTGRSVRGRPATGSRPETIEETAELVDAKGGRGIAVRVDHSVEAEVESLCARIQQEQGRLDILVNDIWGGDALTDFGPAFWKQSAAKGQQMFERAVFTHLLTSRHAVPLMLAAERGLLVEITDGDSFGYRGNLWYDLVKMSVIRLAFGMSRELRRTKVTALAVTPGFLRSEEMLENFGVTEANWREGAKKDPNFIASESPCYVGRAVAALAADPHVAAKAGRVFSSWGLAREYGFTDADGSQPHWGEHFARAFGQPYQVADAAAYASWRDGPMERACPDWPLE; via the coding sequence ATGAAGCCACTCGAAGGACGCATCGCCCTGGTCGCTGGCGCCACCCGAGGCGCGGGGCGCGGCATCGCCACCATGCTCGGAGAGGCTGGCGCCACCGTGTACTGCACCGGCCGCAGCGTGAGAGGCCGCCCCGCCACGGGCTCGCGCCCGGAGACCATCGAGGAGACCGCCGAGCTTGTCGACGCGAAGGGCGGGCGAGGCATCGCCGTCCGCGTGGACCACTCCGTCGAGGCCGAGGTCGAGTCCCTGTGCGCGCGCATCCAGCAGGAGCAGGGGCGGCTCGACATCCTGGTGAACGACATCTGGGGCGGCGACGCGCTCACGGACTTCGGCCCGGCGTTCTGGAAACAGTCCGCGGCGAAGGGGCAGCAGATGTTCGAGCGCGCCGTCTTCACGCACCTGCTCACCAGCCGCCACGCCGTGCCCCTGATGCTCGCGGCCGAGCGGGGACTCCTCGTCGAAATCACGGACGGGGACTCGTTCGGCTACCGCGGCAACCTCTGGTACGACCTGGTGAAGATGTCCGTCATCCGGCTGGCCTTCGGCATGTCGCGGGAGCTGCGCCGCACGAAGGTCACCGCGTTGGCCGTGACACCGGGCTTCCTCCGGTCGGAAGAGATGCTGGAGAACTTCGGCGTGACGGAGGCGAACTGGCGCGAGGGGGCGAAGAAGGATCCGAACTTCATCGCCTCGGAGAGCCCCTGCTATGTGGGCCGGGCGGTGGCGGCGCTCGCGGCGGATCCGCACGTGGCCGCGAAGGCGGGCAGGGTGTTCAGCTCGTGGGGCCTGGCGCGCGAGTACGGCTTCACCGACGCGGACGGTTCTCAGCCGCATTGGGGCGAGCACTTCGCGCGGGCCTTCGGCCAGCCGTATCAGGTCGCCGACGCGGCGGCATACGCGTCCTGGCGCGACGGCCCCATGGAGCGTGCGTGTCCCGACTGGCCGCTCGAATGA
- a CDS encoding helix-turn-helix transcriptional regulator: MRADRLVQLTLLLQTRPKMTAGELARELQVSERTIHRDLDSLSGAGVPVYATRGAAGGVALLEGWRTQLTGFTRAELHALAAVAAPGALEDLGLTSAMRSGLMKLAAALPALQKPALEYARQRLHVDASSWFPEREPVPHLATLRDAVWQDRRVSLTYRDFEGTPSRKVVDPYALVIKADRWYLVASTGEAEPRVYRGSRVDGARLRPETFTRPERFDLPSFWKRWCARFAEKRAQFEVTLRLTPEGREAIRKVRPPAEGARLDAAPRAPDGSTTVVVDFERESIAFAQLCDVATGFEVLAPAPLRAKLLRLATGILDAHETPASMRIPEPKQ; this comes from the coding sequence ATGCGTGCCGACCGACTCGTCCAACTGACCTTGCTGCTCCAGACGCGCCCGAAGATGACGGCGGGCGAGCTGGCCCGCGAACTCCAGGTCTCCGAGCGCACCATCCACCGAGACCTCGACTCGCTGTCTGGCGCGGGCGTGCCGGTGTACGCGACGCGTGGCGCGGCGGGCGGCGTGGCCCTCTTGGAGGGTTGGCGCACGCAGCTCACGGGCTTCACGCGGGCGGAGCTCCACGCCCTGGCGGCCGTGGCGGCCCCCGGAGCCCTGGAGGACCTGGGGCTGACGTCGGCGATGCGCTCGGGGTTGATGAAGCTGGCGGCGGCGCTGCCCGCGCTCCAGAAGCCCGCGCTGGAATACGCCCGGCAGCGACTCCACGTGGATGCGTCGTCATGGTTCCCCGAACGCGAGCCCGTGCCGCACCTGGCGACGCTGCGAGACGCCGTCTGGCAGGACCGGCGCGTGTCCCTGACGTATCGGGACTTCGAGGGCACGCCGAGCCGTAAAGTGGTGGACCCCTACGCGCTCGTCATCAAGGCGGACCGTTGGTACCTCGTCGCGAGCACGGGCGAAGCCGAGCCCCGCGTGTACCGAGGCTCGCGCGTGGACGGAGCCCGGCTGCGGCCAGAGACGTTCACCCGGCCCGAGCGCTTCGACCTGCCGTCGTTCTGGAAGCGCTGGTGCGCGCGGTTCGCGGAGAAGCGCGCGCAATTCGAGGTCACGCTGCGACTGACGCCGGAAGGACGGGAAGCGATCCGCAAGGTCCGTCCTCCCGCCGAGGGTGCTCGGCTCGATGCCGCGCCACGCGCGCCGGATGGCAGCACGACGGTGGTCGTGGACTTCGAACGCGAGTCGATTGCGTTCGCACAGCTCTGCGATGTGGCGACGGGCTTCGAGGTCCTCGCGCCAGCGCCGCTGCGCGCGAAGCTGCTGCGATTGGCGACAGGAATCCTCGATGCGCACGAAACGCCCGCTTCGATGCGTATCCCTGAACCCAAGCAGTGA
- a CDS encoding tetratricopeptide repeat protein, whose amino-acid sequence MASHSLKKFTIQGWFLSYAVLMPGLALGQQPAGWVAQANKSDSPFRSRLEAAARLYEELEYEQALKEFDKARRLASNDDELVEVRVYEGIVLADLGQRPKALKAFREALSLRPDADLPIKVSPKVARDFEDLRAKARSNAAPLHTQEPSPARAEAEDRPILAPQDASEAASSPPQPVEPAPLTEMRGTVGPPKSAGLRVQPLPLALLGAGVVAGGVGSYFGLRSRSNIQSAREALFVDEQARYLDSARGQALGANVLFGIAVTAAVGAVTTYLLTDENSSSRGTP is encoded by the coding sequence ATGGCAAGCCACTCTCTCAAGAAATTCACCATTCAAGGGTGGTTCCTGAGCTACGCCGTCCTGATGCCAGGATTGGCGCTCGGGCAGCAACCGGCGGGCTGGGTCGCACAAGCCAACAAGAGCGATTCTCCGTTCCGTTCGCGACTTGAAGCCGCAGCTCGCCTTTATGAAGAGCTTGAGTATGAACAGGCGCTGAAAGAGTTCGACAAGGCCAGGCGACTGGCCAGCAACGACGACGAACTCGTAGAGGTGCGAGTCTATGAAGGGATTGTCCTCGCGGACCTGGGGCAACGCCCCAAAGCCCTCAAGGCCTTTCGCGAAGCCTTGTCCCTGCGCCCCGACGCCGACCTCCCTATCAAGGTGTCTCCAAAGGTGGCGCGGGATTTCGAGGACCTGCGCGCCAAGGCGCGAAGCAATGCCGCGCCCCTCCACACGCAAGAGCCATCACCGGCTCGCGCGGAAGCCGAAGACCGTCCGATTCTTGCTCCCCAGGATGCGAGCGAAGCGGCGTCGAGCCCTCCCCAGCCTGTTGAACCCGCTCCCCTCACAGAAATGCGAGGCACGGTAGGGCCCCCGAAGTCCGCGGGGCTCCGCGTCCAGCCGCTCCCGTTGGCCCTGCTTGGCGCGGGTGTCGTCGCCGGAGGCGTAGGGAGCTACTTCGGGCTGCGCTCGCGGAGCAATATCCAGAGCGCCCGTGAAGCCCTCTTCGTCGACGAGCAAGCCCGCTATCTGGATTCGGCACGAGGCCAAGCGCTCGGAGCCAACGTTCTGTTTGGCATCGCGGTGACGGCAGCGGTGGGCGCGGTCACCACCTATCTCCTCACCGATGAAAATTCGAGTTCGCGAGGCACACCATGA
- a CDS encoding putative metal-binding motif-containing protein yields the protein MSRLLSLCLAWVLTACTVPSIEELHPCDIASITGAQVDAVLGDKATCRAIRVTIRSAGFVPGCVSVKVRDERRPVELSTFVTRTRDVLVIGVLPPKDWSPDLQVEAIAYEQSCESGLSVVSATSRAPLKSNEPVDVTLSLQATDADGDGYVSVFTGGTDCNDNNAAIHPGAAELCNDVDDNCNGISDQVELSLGQSCTMGVDCPGIRACGQDGGVICNAPDAVYAYPDRDQDGRGDMHAEPLAFCAGIGAGYVLGPADDCDDTNPSIRPGAPELCNGVDDNCDGAIDETFPQLGAACEVAGQCPGTQVCDTSQTGTTCQATVPVSTWSLDEDGDGFGGGLAVQACTSPGPGFVDRDGDCNDGNPFTYPGAPEICDGLDNNCDGSPDGPGVCPEAGASFVPRLVGAPERQWRSIFTETPGDVTVVGNMGGVAVLTPGSTTFQLSPAGSGCGNDNPGYNAVWVDMADLGRGYMGSSASGLLRFFVRSEDTCTQAHQLNNVVQGLVGFRHNGALEIHGVTSTFSGNQGLTFLWNGGNGAGSLTTWFSTVAPLYDVHGRSRTALFAVGGYDTGNNRARIYRYTSDSSPWQTEDVQNSIPTLGRLQGVWVVNDKLAFAVGDFYSGTNSVVRWDGNTWSRMPFPDTHNESLTSVIAFGANSVYITAQSGRVYRYNGTQWQIIHEDTSARFRDIAGTSPADLWIAGDNGQIFHWPQ from the coding sequence ATGAGCCGCCTTCTTTCATTGTGCCTGGCGTGGGTCCTTACCGCATGCACGGTGCCCAGTATCGAGGAACTGCATCCGTGCGACATTGCGAGCATCACGGGCGCACAGGTCGACGCGGTGTTGGGTGACAAGGCGACCTGCCGAGCAATTCGGGTGACCATCCGTTCCGCGGGCTTCGTTCCAGGCTGTGTCTCAGTGAAGGTTCGGGATGAGCGAAGACCCGTAGAACTCTCCACGTTCGTGACTCGCACGAGAGACGTACTCGTCATCGGGGTGTTGCCCCCGAAGGACTGGAGCCCTGACCTCCAAGTCGAAGCAATTGCTTACGAACAGTCCTGCGAGTCCGGATTGTCCGTGGTGAGCGCCACTTCGCGGGCACCACTGAAGTCAAACGAGCCCGTGGACGTAACGCTGTCGCTTCAAGCAACGGACGCGGACGGGGATGGATATGTCAGCGTATTCACCGGCGGCACGGACTGCAATGACAACAACGCCGCCATTCATCCCGGCGCGGCTGAACTCTGCAACGACGTGGACGACAACTGCAATGGCATCTCGGACCAAGTGGAACTCTCCCTTGGACAGAGTTGCACGATGGGAGTGGACTGCCCCGGCATCCGCGCGTGCGGCCAGGACGGCGGCGTCATCTGCAACGCACCAGATGCCGTCTACGCCTATCCCGACAGGGACCAGGACGGCCGGGGTGACATGCACGCGGAGCCGCTCGCGTTCTGCGCGGGCATCGGCGCCGGCTACGTCCTGGGGCCCGCGGATGACTGTGACGACACCAATCCCAGCATCCGGCCCGGTGCCCCCGAGCTCTGCAACGGCGTGGATGACAACTGCGATGGGGCCATTGATGAGACGTTCCCGCAACTTGGCGCCGCCTGCGAGGTGGCCGGTCAATGCCCCGGCACGCAGGTTTGCGACACCTCGCAGACGGGCACTACCTGCCAGGCCACGGTGCCCGTCAGCACCTGGTCTTTGGACGAAGACGGAGACGGCTTTGGCGGTGGCTTGGCGGTTCAGGCCTGCACCTCTCCGGGGCCGGGGTTCGTTGATCGGGACGGAGACTGCAACGACGGCAACCCGTTCACCTATCCCGGTGCCCCCGAAATCTGCGACGGCCTGGACAACAACTGCGACGGTAGTCCCGACGGCCCCGGCGTGTGCCCGGAGGCTGGCGCCAGCTTCGTGCCCCGGCTCGTGGGTGCGCCGGAGCGGCAGTGGCGATCCATCTTCACCGAGACGCCGGGAGATGTGACGGTCGTGGGCAACATGGGCGGCGTCGCCGTCCTCACGCCTGGCTCGACGACATTCCAGCTCAGCCCCGCGGGTTCGGGATGCGGCAACGACAACCCTGGCTACAACGCCGTCTGGGTCGACATGGCCGACCTGGGCCGCGGCTACATGGGCTCGTCGGCCTCGGGCCTGCTCAGGTTCTTCGTCCGAAGCGAAGATACCTGCACGCAAGCCCACCAACTGAACAACGTCGTGCAAGGGCTCGTCGGATTCCGACACAACGGCGCACTGGAAATTCACGGCGTCACGTCGACATTCTCAGGCAACCAAGGGCTGACCTTCCTCTGGAACGGCGGGAACGGCGCGGGGTCACTGACAACATGGTTCTCAACGGTTGCGCCCCTGTACGACGTACACGGACGCTCACGAACAGCGCTGTTCGCGGTCGGCGGCTATGACACAGGCAACAACAGGGCCCGCATCTATCGATACACCAGCGACAGCAGCCCGTGGCAAACCGAGGATGTCCAAAACTCCATTCCCACCCTGGGAAGACTCCAGGGCGTCTGGGTGGTGAACGACAAGCTCGCATTTGCCGTTGGAGACTTCTACAGCGGAACAAACTCGGTGGTTCGCTGGGATGGCAACACCTGGAGCCGGATGCCCTTCCCCGACACGCACAATGAGAGCCTGACGTCCGTCATCGCGTTCGGTGCCAACTCCGTCTACATCACCGCGCAGAGCGGCCGCGTCTACCGGTACAACGGCACGCAGTGGCAAATCATCCACGAGGACACGAGCGCCCGCTTCAGGGACATCGCCGGAACCAGCCCCGCGGACCTTTGGATCGCTGGCGATAATGGCCAGATCTTCCACTGGCCACAGTAG
- a CDS encoding serine/threonine-protein kinase, which yields MRIGKYQLVRKLASGGMAEVFLAKAAGPRGFEKTLVLKRILPHLAEDPAFVEMFLGEARLAAQLEHPNIVQIFDFGEAEGSFFLAMELIDGPNLRKLVKRAAEEALPPAFCAKVIAFAAEGLAYAHEFRDVETGEPLGLIHRDVSPDNILVSRQGAVKVVDFGIAKVAGQGHRTLTGVVKGKVAYMPPEQLQAKGMDRRVDVYALGVVLYELLTGKRPFDATTDVSVMQAILFESFIPVAQRRPDVPVALQQVLDKALAKDRERRYPDCRALQDDLERFVLSTGEPVGAYQISQRIAQFVSEGPISGSAPSYGGSQGAVPQEPKPVARASSMEMPVDSPSSTPPMPQSLEVPAAPAPLASTSPTTPMPMAVANTVREMEAQSPGVRDTLPSYPVVVKSPQLRSGASTRGTRSGARERLAPQANEPRETVRPAASRRASELERNEDAVAMAAVASAVPDVSTAPTRTPAADSDDAVHTRSTEYLAPLKAKRSGLNVAVVGGLVVLAVGGGIALMGGGAREDAPVRVTPPPLPVVERPSEPARQRKAQPVIVAESVADSQGVQRADRARVPVPAEETPEAKAPVPTSPPRDVQPAGASHPPESAVVVPAVAKAESPEPRSTPPASPPRVRESAPVHKAAVVAKGRLEFRIRPYAVVSLDGKVLGQTPFAAVEVPEGRHTVRIVNKVLGKDVTQTIDVKAGQSNVFKLNLELE from the coding sequence ATGCGAATCGGGAAGTACCAGCTCGTGCGAAAGCTTGCGTCTGGCGGCATGGCCGAGGTCTTCCTGGCGAAGGCCGCGGGTCCACGCGGCTTCGAGAAGACGCTTGTGCTCAAGCGAATCCTCCCGCATCTCGCGGAGGACCCGGCGTTCGTGGAGATGTTCCTGGGGGAGGCTCGGCTGGCGGCGCAGCTCGAGCACCCGAACATCGTGCAGATTTTCGACTTCGGCGAGGCCGAGGGCAGCTTCTTCCTGGCGATGGAGCTCATCGACGGGCCGAACCTGCGCAAGCTGGTGAAGCGGGCGGCGGAGGAGGCGTTGCCGCCCGCGTTCTGCGCGAAGGTGATTGCCTTCGCGGCGGAGGGGCTGGCGTACGCGCACGAGTTTCGCGACGTGGAGACGGGCGAGCCGCTGGGCCTGATTCACCGCGACGTGAGTCCGGACAACATCCTGGTGTCGCGGCAGGGCGCGGTGAAGGTGGTGGACTTCGGCATCGCCAAGGTGGCGGGGCAGGGGCACCGGACGTTGACGGGTGTGGTGAAGGGGAAGGTGGCGTACATGCCGCCCGAGCAGCTCCAGGCCAAGGGCATGGACCGGCGGGTGGATGTCTACGCGCTCGGTGTGGTGCTGTACGAGTTGCTCACGGGCAAGCGGCCGTTCGACGCGACGACGGACGTGAGCGTGATGCAGGCGATTCTGTTCGAGTCGTTCATCCCGGTGGCGCAGCGTCGGCCCGACGTGCCCGTGGCGTTGCAGCAGGTGCTCGACAAGGCGCTGGCGAAGGACCGCGAGCGGCGCTACCCGGACTGCCGCGCGCTTCAGGACGATTTGGAGCGCTTCGTTCTGTCCACGGGCGAGCCGGTGGGCGCGTATCAGATTTCCCAGCGCATCGCGCAGTTCGTGTCGGAGGGCCCGATATCGGGTTCGGCGCCGTCCTACGGTGGGAGTCAGGGGGCCGTGCCCCAGGAGCCGAAGCCGGTGGCCCGGGCTTCGTCCATGGAGATGCCCGTGGACTCTCCGTCATCGACGCCGCCGATGCCCCAGTCGTTGGAGGTCCCCGCCGCGCCAGCACCGCTGGCGTCGACGTCACCGACGACGCCCATGCCGATGGCCGTGGCCAACACCGTGCGAGAGATGGAGGCGCAGTCGCCTGGAGTGCGTGACACGCTCCCGTCCTATCCGGTGGTCGTGAAGAGTCCCCAGCTTCGGTCCGGTGCCTCCACTCGCGGCACTCGAAGTGGGGCGCGGGAGCGGCTGGCGCCGCAAGCGAATGAGCCCCGCGAAACCGTGCGCCCGGCCGCGTCGAGGCGGGCCTCCGAGCTGGAGCGTAACGAGGATGCCGTGGCGATGGCGGCGGTCGCCTCGGCGGTTCCTGATGTGTCCACCGCTCCCACGCGCACACCCGCGGCGGATTCGGACGATGCCGTGCATACCCGGAGCACGGAGTATCTCGCGCCGCTGAAGGCGAAGCGCTCCGGGTTGAATGTCGCGGTGGTGGGCGGATTGGTGGTTCTGGCGGTGGGCGGGGGCATTGCGTTGATGGGCGGTGGTGCGCGTGAGGACGCGCCGGTTCGCGTCACGCCGCCGCCCTTGCCGGTGGTGGAGCGTCCCTCCGAGCCAGCGCGTCAGCGCAAGGCCCAGCCCGTGATTGTCGCGGAGTCGGTGGCTGATTCGCAGGGCGTCCAGCGGGCTGACCGTGCGCGGGTGCCTGTCCCCGCTGAAGAAACCCCGGAGGCGAAAGCGCCTGTACCCACGAGTCCCCCACGGGACGTTCAGCCAGCGGGCGCGAGCCATCCTCCGGAAAGCGCGGTGGTGGTCCCCGCGGTCGCGAAAGCTGAATCTCCCGAGCCACGGTCGACGCCACCTGCCAGTCCGCCGCGCGTTCGTGAGAGTGCGCCGGTGCACAAGGCCGCAGTGGTCGCGAAAGGACGGCTGGAGTTCCGCATCCGTCCCTATGCCGTGGTGTCGCTCGACGGGAAGGTCCTAGGCCAGACGCCTTTCGCCGCAGTGGAGGTGCCGGAAGGCCGCCACACCGTGCGGATCGTCAACAAGGTCCTGGGCAAGGACGTGACCCAGACCATCGACGTGAAGGCGGGCCAGTCCAACGTGTTCAAGTTGAACCTCGAGCTGGAATGA
- a CDS encoding serine/threonine-protein kinase, whose protein sequence is MPPKVIGPYRVLETLGSGGAGTVYRALDRRTTDEVALKLLSAGPARDARAARRLAREFDTLVDLSHPNVVKVFESGVHQGVPYLAMELIEGLTLRHYLDLGSDDRISPPGGHTPRSPLSVLRTADDDFGPSSHRISDDSMDESEDSDDSPHDGTFGLEAFAEEAPSEDLESFAGGADLGSDDSLEGFALPPPTPRAPPPEGAPRDEDLNRPERLGRLKDAMLQICEALAYIHGHGLVHRDLKPSNIMVDDDRQVRLMDFGLAKFLADDAAITEAGKLVGTYRYMAPEQILGEPLDGRSDLYSLGVILYELLSGRPPFDANTPHELWRQVLETEPPPVLALNLHGDPQLARVAHRLIRKEPDDRFQTAEEVYEALSE, encoded by the coding sequence ATGCCCCCGAAGGTCATCGGTCCCTACCGCGTTCTGGAGACGCTTGGCAGTGGCGGGGCAGGAACCGTTTATCGGGCCCTGGACCGCCGAACCACCGACGAGGTCGCGCTGAAGCTGCTTTCGGCCGGCCCCGCACGGGACGCCCGAGCCGCGCGCAGGCTCGCCCGCGAATTCGACACGCTGGTCGACCTGTCTCACCCCAACGTCGTGAAGGTGTTCGAGTCCGGCGTCCACCAGGGCGTGCCGTACCTGGCCATGGAGCTCATCGAGGGCCTCACGCTGCGTCATTACCTCGACCTGGGCAGCGACGACCGCATCTCCCCGCCAGGTGGCCACACCCCTCGCAGCCCCTTGTCCGTGCTGCGCACCGCCGACGACGACTTCGGTCCCTCCAGCCACCGCATCTCCGACGACTCGATGGATGAATCGGAGGACTCGGACGACAGTCCGCACGACGGCACCTTCGGCCTGGAGGCCTTCGCGGAAGAGGCGCCCAGCGAAGACCTCGAGAGCTTCGCCGGAGGCGCGGACCTCGGCTCGGATGACTCGTTGGAAGGCTTCGCCCTGCCGCCGCCCACGCCGAGAGCGCCCCCGCCCGAAGGCGCCCCCCGTGACGAAGACCTCAACCGGCCCGAGCGCCTGGGGCGGCTCAAGGACGCCATGCTCCAGATTTGCGAGGCGCTGGCCTACATCCACGGGCACGGGCTGGTGCACCGCGACCTCAAGCCGTCCAACATCATGGTGGACGATGACCGCCAGGTGCGGCTGATGGACTTCGGGCTCGCCAAGTTCCTCGCGGACGACGCGGCCATCACCGAGGCGGGCAAGCTGGTGGGCACCTACCGGTACATGGCGCCCGAGCAGATTCTGGGCGAGCCCCTGGATGGACGTTCCGACCTGTACAGCCTGGGGGTCATCCTCTATGAGCTGCTCAGCGGGCGGCCCCCCTTCGACGCGAACACGCCGCACGAGCTCTGGCGGCAGGTGCTGGAGACGGAACCGCCCCCCGTGCTGGCGCTGAACCTTCATGGGGACCCGCAGCTCGCGCGCGTCGCCCATCGCCTCATCCGCAAGGAACCGGACGACCGGTTCCAGACGGCCGAGGAAGTCTACGAGGCCCTGTCCGAGTGA
- a CDS encoding RluA family pseudouridine synthase codes for MNPSKLHTLTVDADKAGQRVDLFIGDALGLSRARLKRLFEAGAVKVNGRPAKKGLTLTAGQRIDVEVEEESREAVPDTEFPLTVLNEDDALVFVDKPAGRPSHPLQSGETGTVANALVARYPECAQASVDAREGGLCHRLDVETSGVVVAARTRDAWNAVREAFGTRAVDKRYLALVTGPLTDEGDIEIPLRHHPRHPDRVEPAPHGAEDAREAVSKFTVLSRSGDFSVVEVRILTGVLHQVRAHLAGIGAPIVGDSLYGGREAPGLGRFFLHARSLGLTHPVTRQQMTVSSPLPPELRAELERHGLPLPRGEQRD; via the coding sequence GTGAATCCCTCCAAGCTGCACACCCTCACCGTGGACGCCGACAAGGCGGGCCAGCGGGTGGACCTGTTCATCGGTGACGCGCTGGGCCTGTCGCGCGCGCGCCTCAAGCGCCTCTTCGAGGCCGGCGCCGTGAAGGTGAATGGCCGCCCGGCGAAGAAGGGCCTGACGCTCACCGCCGGCCAGCGCATCGACGTCGAAGTCGAGGAAGAGTCGCGCGAGGCCGTGCCCGACACGGAGTTCCCGCTCACCGTGCTGAACGAGGACGACGCGCTCGTGTTCGTGGACAAGCCCGCTGGCCGGCCCTCCCATCCGCTTCAGTCCGGCGAGACGGGCACGGTGGCGAATGCGCTCGTCGCCCGCTATCCCGAATGCGCCCAGGCCTCCGTGGACGCTCGCGAGGGCGGCCTGTGCCACCGGCTGGACGTGGAGACCTCGGGCGTCGTCGTGGCCGCGCGGACGCGGGATGCGTGGAACGCGGTGCGCGAGGCCTTTGGCACCCGCGCCGTGGACAAGCGCTACCTCGCCCTGGTGACGGGCCCGCTGACGGACGAGGGGGACATCGAAATCCCGTTGCGGCACCACCCCCGGCATCCAGACCGCGTGGAGCCCGCGCCCCACGGCGCCGAGGATGCCCGGGAAGCGGTGTCCAAGTTCACGGTGCTGTCGCGCTCGGGGGACTTCAGCGTGGTGGAGGTGCGCATCCTCACCGGCGTCCTGCATCAGGTGCGCGCGCATCTGGCGGGCATCGGCGCGCCCATCGTCGGAGACAGCCTCTACGGTGGCCGAGAGGCCCCCGGGCTGGGGCGATTCTTCCTGCACGCCCGCTCGCTCGGGCTGACGCACCCGGTGACGCGCCAGCAGATGACGGTGAGCAGCCCCCTGCCCCCGGAGCTGCGCGCGGAGTTGGAGCGGCACGGACTCCCCCTGCCGCGAGGCGAGCAGCGGGATTGA